A section of the Roseovarius sp. W115 genome encodes:
- a CDS encoding DUF2256 domain-containing protein → MKTRKKSDLPQKPCATCGRPFNWRKKWARVWDEVRYCSERCRRSKPPGNAL, encoded by the coding sequence ATGAAAACGCGCAAGAAATCCGACTTGCCTCAGAAACCCTGTGCCACATGCGGGCGTCCATTCAACTGGCGCAAGAAATGGGCCAGGGTCTGGGATGAGGTGCGCTATTGCTCGGAAAGGTGTCGGCGGTCTAAGCCGCCCGGTAACGCGCTATAA
- a CDS encoding thiol-disulfide oxidoreductase DCC family protein: protein MAEARKQSACDLTVYFDGSCPLCRAEIDYFQNRTTHGTVHFEDVSKPDANLAHGLDRTQAMKRFHVRRSDGEVFSGAAGFAEMWARAPGWRWLARLAHVPGVLWVMERGYRGFLVFRPLLIRVLSPILRRKTQGAKVPDA from the coding sequence GTGGCTGAGGCACGGAAACAATCCGCGTGTGATCTGACCGTGTATTTTGACGGGAGCTGCCCGCTATGCCGTGCCGAAATTGATTATTTTCAAAATCGCACGACACACGGGACCGTTCATTTTGAAGACGTGTCGAAGCCTGATGCCAATCTCGCGCATGGGTTGGATCGGACACAGGCGATGAAACGGTTTCATGTGCGTCGCAGTGACGGCGAGGTTTTCTCCGGTGCCGCTGGTTTTGCCGAGATGTGGGCACGGGCGCCGGGGTGGCGGTGGCTTGCACGCCTGGCGCATGTTCCGGGTGTGCTTTGGGTGATGGAACGCGGCTATCGCGGGTTTTTGGTTTTTCGCCCCTTGCTGATCCGCGTTTTAAGCCCGATTTTGCGGCGCAAAACACAAGGCGCAAAGGTTCCGGACGCATGA
- a CDS encoding deoxyribodipyrimidine photo-lyase, with protein sequence MQVVWFKRDLRVEDHRALAQAAKAGPVLPLYIVEPALWQEPDMSARHWAFITECLTELRASLAQLGQPLVIRIGEVVDVLQTLHDTHGVSALWSHEETGNDWTFQRDKRVAAWCRAQGLPWHELRNHGVVRRLGSRNGWAKNWDSFMSEPMTAPPHLEPVSVDHGHIPSDSDLGLTPDPCPERQTGGRRAALSTLQSFLTKRGETYRGDMSSPSKGAKSCSRLSPHLAWGTLSMREAAQATWARQVQLKTIGGPQTKQWRGSMNSFNGRLHWHCHFMQKLEDAPSLESRNLHPAYDGLRPSTPDATRLEAWQKGETGLPFLDACMRCLAATGWLNFRMRAMVMATASYHLWLDWRAPGLHLARMFTDYEPGIHWPQVQMQSGTTGINTVRIYNPVKQGFDQDPDGSFTRRWVPELAHISNAYLHEPRKAENADMVLGKRYPHPVVDHLTAAREARDKVWAIRRGAEYKTKADAIQTKHGSRKSGIPNRGQRGRKKTSTSQLSLPLGDGLS encoded by the coding sequence ATGCAAGTTGTCTGGTTCAAACGCGATCTGAGGGTCGAGGACCACCGCGCCCTGGCTCAGGCGGCCAAGGCAGGCCCTGTCCTGCCCCTCTACATCGTTGAGCCAGCGCTCTGGCAAGAGCCCGACATGTCCGCACGGCACTGGGCGTTTATCACCGAATGTCTCACCGAGCTTCGGGCGTCTCTTGCTCAGTTGGGTCAGCCTTTGGTGATCCGGATCGGTGAGGTGGTGGATGTCTTGCAGACACTGCACGACACGCATGGTGTATCCGCCCTTTGGTCACATGAAGAAACCGGGAATGACTGGACCTTTCAAAGGGATAAGAGGGTCGCCGCATGGTGCAGAGCGCAAGGATTGCCCTGGCACGAGCTGCGCAATCATGGGGTTGTCCGCAGGCTTGGCTCTCGCAATGGATGGGCCAAAAACTGGGACAGCTTCATGAGCGAGCCGATGACTGCACCGCCCCACCTCGAGCCGGTTTCAGTAGATCATGGGCATATCCCTTCTGATAGCGACCTTGGCCTTACCCCCGATCCTTGCCCGGAGCGGCAAACAGGCGGGCGACGTGCCGCGCTCTCAACACTCCAAAGCTTTCTGACAAAGCGTGGCGAGACCTACCGCGGCGACATGTCCTCTCCGTCGAAAGGTGCCAAATCCTGCTCCCGCCTCTCGCCGCATCTGGCCTGGGGTACGCTGTCCATGCGGGAAGCGGCGCAAGCCACATGGGCGCGGCAGGTCCAACTGAAAACCATAGGCGGACCTCAGACGAAGCAATGGCGCGGCTCAATGAACTCTTTCAATGGCCGCCTGCACTGGCACTGTCACTTCATGCAAAAGCTGGAAGATGCGCCCAGTCTGGAGAGCCGCAATCTGCACCCAGCCTATGATGGCCTTCGCCCCTCTACGCCCGACGCGACGCGCCTTGAAGCGTGGCAAAAGGGCGAAACCGGCCTGCCGTTCCTTGATGCCTGCATGCGGTGCCTGGCCGCCACCGGCTGGCTCAATTTCCGAATGCGCGCCATGGTGATGGCCACGGCCAGCTATCACCTCTGGCTCGATTGGCGCGCACCCGGCCTGCATCTGGCACGGATGTTCACCGACTATGAACCGGGCATTCACTGGCCCCAGGTGCAAATGCAGTCGGGCACCACGGGCATCAACACGGTGCGGATCTATAACCCCGTCAAACAAGGGTTTGATCAGGATCCGGATGGCAGCTTTACCCGCCGCTGGGTTCCGGAACTGGCCCACATTTCCAACGCGTATCTACACGAGCCTCGGAAAGCCGAGAATGCGGATATGGTTCTGGGCAAGCGTTATCCACATCCCGTCGTAGATCACCTCACGGCTGCCCGAGAGGCGCGGGACAAGGTTTGGGCCATCCGACGTGGAGCGGAGTACAAAACCAAGGCAGACGCTATTCAAACCAAACATGGCAGCCGCAAAAGCGGTATCCCCAATCGCGGACAACGCGGGCGGAAGAAAACGAGCACCAGCCAGCTCAGCCTGCCTCTTGGGGATGGTCTCTCATGA
- a CDS encoding response regulator transcription factor, with protein sequence MARKFQGETLLIVENDDVFREQLSKVMRNRGFDTITASGLREATEAIKACAPTFAVIDLHLDDGSGLEVIEVLKAYSQDARAVILTGYGNTPTAVAAVKLGATDYLAKPADADEIIDALLVADGVLPPAPENPISPEEAKRVHIERFLERTDGNITKTARLLKMHRRTLQRILKRTPDIGQDSG encoded by the coding sequence ATGGCACGTAAATTTCAGGGTGAAACACTTCTCATTGTCGAAAACGACGACGTGTTTCGTGAGCAGTTATCCAAGGTGATGCGCAACCGTGGTTTCGACACGATCACGGCATCGGGTTTGCGTGAGGCGACAGAGGCCATCAAAGCCTGTGCGCCCACCTTTGCCGTGATTGATCTACATCTTGATGATGGCTCTGGATTGGAAGTGATCGAGGTGCTCAAAGCCTATTCGCAAGATGCGCGGGCGGTCATTTTGACCGGGTATGGCAACACACCTACGGCTGTGGCTGCGGTCAAACTGGGTGCCACAGATTATCTGGCCAAACCTGCGGATGCCGATGAGATCATTGACGCGCTTTTGGTGGCGGATGGGGTATTGCCGCCAGCACCGGAAAACCCGATTTCCCCCGAAGAGGCCAAGCGCGTGCATATCGAGCGGTTTTTGGAACGGACCGATGGCAATATCACAAAGACCGCGCGACTTTTGAAAATGCATCGTCGCACGCTACAACGTATTTTGAAACGCACACCAGATATCGGACAGGACAGTGGCTGA
- a CDS encoding dynamin family protein, with protein sequence MTAMTNMSETEASTERKPRIALMGEFSAGKSTLLNMLLSQASLPVRITATSVPPVWIAYGEPAAARVTHDDVQEDLPMGDIADTSLEDTKYIRLWLKSDILEICDLFDLPGISDPNMDRSVLMAVFDEVDSVIWCTHATQAWRQSEAATWEELTERTKGHNLLAITQFDKITSDRDRMRLLSRVGKETEGQFDAVFPLSLLDATEAEDKDAWIQSGAAAFCEYLIEDLMARDMSGETQEASEADEDGLTEIEPVEDAERIIPKRVSRAKSKDGASRARPPAGEVELDYLEVKNAGA encoded by the coding sequence ATGACAGCCATGACCAACATGAGCGAGACCGAGGCGAGCACAGAGCGTAAGCCGCGCATTGCCCTGATGGGGGAGTTCAGCGCAGGCAAAAGCACGTTGCTCAACATGCTGTTGTCACAAGCCTCCTTGCCGGTGCGCATCACGGCGACCAGTGTTCCGCCGGTTTGGATCGCCTATGGAGAACCCGCCGCGGCGCGCGTGACGCATGACGATGTGCAAGAAGACCTGCCAATGGGTGATATCGCCGACACGTCCCTGGAAGACACCAAATACATTCGCCTATGGCTTAAGTCAGATATTCTTGAGATCTGTGATCTCTTTGATTTGCCTGGCATTTCAGACCCAAACATGGATCGTTCCGTGCTTATGGCTGTGTTTGATGAAGTGGATTCCGTTATCTGGTGCACACACGCGACGCAGGCCTGGCGCCAGTCGGAGGCGGCCACTTGGGAAGAGCTTACTGAGCGTACCAAAGGTCATAACCTTTTGGCGATCACCCAGTTTGACAAGATCACGTCGGATCGTGATCGGATGCGGCTCTTGTCGCGGGTTGGCAAGGAAACCGAAGGACAGTTTGACGCTGTGTTTCCTCTATCGTTGCTTGATGCCACCGAAGCTGAGGACAAGGATGCCTGGATTCAAAGCGGGGCCGCAGCGTTTTGCGAATATCTGATCGAGGATCTGATGGCGCGTGACATGTCCGGTGAGACACAAGAAGCGTCTGAGGCCGATGAGGACGGGCTGACCGAGATCGAGCCGGTGGAAGACGCCGAGCGGATCATCCCCAAGCGCGTGTCTCGGGCCAAATCCAAGGATGGTGCGTCTCGGGCGCGTCCACCTGCGGGCGAGGTCGAGTTGGACTATCTTGAAGTGAAAAATGCCGGTGCCTGA
- a CDS encoding dynamin family protein, with translation MNVEVRKTETTELRKAPRPATLSAGLELLEHFAEDTKRVDEALQTLAALTGTNSAKAVARLRKELAEFEPTITVLGQVKAGKTALVNAMAGWSDLLPSDVNPWTSVVTSLHLKPGESRSENGACFKFMTDDEWERLLNKGGRMGELASRAGAESELQKISEQIEIVRQKARHRLGKKFELLIGQEHDYGYFDKNLLEKYICLGDDFDGDEEVSADQEEQGRFAEILRSADLYLNSTTVPSNLCLRDTPGVNDTFMMREQITVQAIRDSKLCVVVLSANQALSSVDMGLIRLISNLKSRNIVIFVNRVDELQAPAQQVPEIERSIRQTLRQKRAPENIDIIFGSAYWANAVLSGDVQKMPQERIKALLKWAETDREIKCSETEPFEIVWELSGLPSLFRALSERIVMDIANPFLNKITSTAVSLATGQQAKSKVQLGDAKGASMTPEEALFAFDRIADQHAQALQRDLIQATEDYYARADRAHDQFIERATQSLIAHLEQQGPQDGWKYDPTGLRLLMRSAYSVFGKRAQSIAEQHFEAALADIAEVYSSAFGDAVAGIQLAAPSVPGTPAPISLGQTIALDFHDGWWVSWWQRLRGYETFARKFRQLIADETQDFMAQLKTVQTQEVRDQILNTLRLFLEDQKDILSDIGTGTTSDAKVQSRLGRSTHATQTEILDDVLSVLRGYAD, from the coding sequence ATGAATGTAGAAGTTCGAAAAACCGAAACGACCGAGCTGCGCAAGGCCCCGCGCCCCGCCACGTTGAGTGCGGGGCTCGAGCTTTTGGAGCATTTCGCAGAAGACACGAAACGCGTTGACGAAGCCCTGCAAACACTTGCCGCGCTGACAGGCACGAACAGCGCCAAGGCCGTGGCGCGGTTGCGCAAGGAGTTGGCAGAGTTCGAGCCGACCATCACCGTGCTGGGCCAGGTCAAGGCAGGCAAGACCGCGTTGGTCAATGCCATGGCCGGGTGGTCCGATCTTTTGCCATCGGATGTAAATCCGTGGACGTCTGTTGTGACGTCGCTGCACCTCAAGCCAGGTGAGTCCCGGTCTGAAAACGGGGCATGCTTCAAATTCATGACCGACGATGAATGGGAACGCCTGCTCAACAAAGGCGGTCGTATGGGCGAGTTGGCCAGCCGGGCCGGCGCCGAGAGTGAGCTGCAGAAGATCAGTGAGCAGATTGAAATCGTACGCCAGAAAGCCCGGCATCGGTTGGGCAAGAAGTTTGAACTCTTGATCGGTCAAGAGCATGACTACGGCTATTTCGATAAAAACCTGCTGGAGAAGTACATCTGCCTGGGCGATGATTTTGACGGCGATGAAGAGGTCAGTGCCGATCAGGAAGAGCAGGGCCGCTTTGCCGAGATCCTGCGATCTGCTGACCTTTATCTCAATAGCACCACCGTGCCGAGCAACCTGTGCCTTCGGGATACGCCCGGTGTGAATGACACTTTCATGATGCGTGAGCAGATCACGGTACAGGCCATTCGCGATAGCAAGCTCTGTGTGGTTGTCCTGTCTGCCAACCAGGCATTGAGTTCGGTCGACATGGGCCTGATCCGGCTCATCTCGAACCTCAAGTCGCGCAATATCGTGATTTTCGTCAACCGCGTGGATGAGCTTCAAGCCCCTGCGCAGCAGGTGCCGGAAATTGAGCGCAGCATTCGTCAGACCCTGCGCCAGAAACGTGCGCCGGAGAACATCGACATCATCTTTGGCAGTGCCTATTGGGCCAACGCTGTGCTGTCTGGTGACGTACAGAAAATGCCGCAAGAGCGCATCAAAGCGCTTTTGAAATGGGCGGAGACAGATCGCGAGATCAAGTGCAGCGAAACAGAACCCTTTGAGATTGTTTGGGAACTGTCAGGGTTGCCATCGCTTTTCCGGGCGCTGTCTGAGCGTATTGTCATGGACATTGCCAATCCGTTCCTGAACAAAATCACCAGCACCGCTGTGAGCCTGGCGACTGGTCAGCAGGCCAAGTCCAAAGTGCAGCTAGGTGATGCCAAAGGGGCGTCCATGACGCCCGAAGAGGCTTTGTTTGCGTTTGACCGGATTGCAGACCAGCACGCTCAAGCGCTGCAACGAGATCTTATTCAGGCGACCGAAGATTACTATGCGCGCGCTGACCGGGCGCATGATCAATTCATCGAACGTGCCACCCAGTCGCTGATCGCGCATCTTGAGCAACAAGGGCCACAGGACGGCTGGAAATATGATCCTACGGGTCTGCGGCTCTTGATGCGGTCGGCCTATTCGGTTTTTGGCAAGCGCGCGCAATCCATTGCAGAACAGCACTTTGAAGCCGCTCTGGCGGATATCGCGGAAGTCTACAGTTCCGCCTTTGGCGACGCTGTGGCGGGTATTCAACTGGCCGCGCCGTCTGTGCCGGGCACTCCGGCACCGATCTCTTTGGGTCAAACCATCGCGCTTGATTTTCACGATGGCTGGTGGGTGTCTTGGTGGCAACGTCTTCGCGGCTATGAGACCTTTGCCCGTAAGTTCCGCCAGTTGATTGCCGATGAGACCCAAGACTTCATGGCGCAGCTGAAAACGGTACAAACGCAAGAGGTGCGAGATCAAATCCTCAATACACTGCGTCTTTTCCTGGAAGATCAGAAAGACATTCTGTCGGACATCGGCACGGGCACGACTTCGGACGCCAAAGTGCAGAGTCGGCTTGGCCGCAGTACCCACGCGACACAAACGGAAATCCTGGATGATGTTCTGTCCGTTCTGCGCGGATATGCGGACTAG
- a CDS encoding ABC1 kinase family protein — translation MTKMSPEQRGIAIPIGRFNRLARLGGVTTAVAGNVAAKGGFELLRGRKPRISDLLLTPSNISRVAEQLARMRGAAMKAGQLLSMETADMLPPELAQIMGRLRGEAHFMPPSQLKKVLMANWGRDFLKTFKRFDVHPIAAASIGQVHRAQTKDGCDLAIKVQYPGVRDSIDSDMRNLGMILRASGMLPKGFDLDRLLADGTEQLREETDYIREAEALERFAVHLQDHTVFKLPSVHKDLSTKDILVMDYLEGEAIETLENADQDVRDRVATELIALTLREAFELRDMQTDPNFANYRYVPKTGQIILFDFGATRQFSRALSADYLALFQAAVASDNEAAFAKMVEIGLVGADMSASDQAHILQLFDLAAEPLRQGGVLDFGTCGLLARLRRAGLVLAEEQVSIHAPPTDTLLFQRKVLGCYLLAERLRARVDLTPLIARYRAA, via the coding sequence ATGACAAAGATGTCTCCTGAACAGCGCGGCATTGCCATTCCCATCGGCCGTTTCAATCGTCTGGCGCGACTTGGCGGTGTGACCACAGCCGTGGCAGGCAATGTGGCGGCCAAAGGTGGGTTCGAGCTGTTGCGCGGGCGCAAGCCGAGGATTTCTGATCTTCTGTTGACGCCGAGCAATATCTCACGTGTCGCGGAGCAACTGGCGCGGATGCGTGGCGCGGCGATGAAGGCCGGGCAGCTCTTGTCGATGGAAACCGCCGATATGCTGCCGCCAGAGTTGGCGCAGATCATGGGGCGTCTACGGGGTGAGGCGCATTTCATGCCGCCATCACAACTCAAGAAAGTGCTCATGGCCAACTGGGGACGGGACTTTCTAAAAACCTTCAAGCGCTTCGATGTTCATCCCATTGCAGCGGCCTCAATAGGACAGGTGCACCGCGCGCAGACCAAAGACGGGTGCGACCTGGCGATCAAGGTGCAGTATCCCGGTGTGCGCGACAGCATCGATAGCGACATGCGCAATTTGGGGATGATTTTGCGCGCGTCGGGAATGCTGCCAAAGGGTTTTGATCTTGACCGATTGCTTGCGGACGGGACGGAACAGCTGCGCGAGGAAACGGATTACATCCGCGAGGCCGAAGCGCTCGAACGGTTCGCCGTGCATCTGCAGGACCATACAGTGTTCAAACTGCCATCTGTGCATAAAGATCTGAGCACAAAAGATATTCTTGTGATGGATTATCTCGAAGGCGAGGCTATTGAAACGCTGGAAAACGCCGATCAGGATGTGCGGGACCGTGTGGCGACGGAACTGATCGCCTTGACCCTGCGCGAGGCGTTTGAGTTGCGCGATATGCAGACCGACCCGAATTTCGCCAACTACCGGTATGTGCCGAAGACCGGCCAAATCATTCTGTTCGACTTTGGTGCGACACGACAGTTCAGCCGGGCGCTGTCTGCCGACTACCTGGCTTTGTTTCAGGCGGCGGTTGCGTCTGACAACGAGGCGGCCTTTGCCAAGATGGTTGAGATCGGGCTTGTGGGGGCGGATATGTCTGCCTCGGATCAGGCGCATATTTTACAGCTGTTCGATCTTGCCGCAGAGCCGCTGCGGCAGGGGGGCGTGCTTGATTTTGGCACCTGCGGTCTTTTGGCGCGATTGCGGCGCGCGGGGCTTGTTCTGGCCGAAGAACAGGTGTCTATTCATGCGCCACCCACCGACACACTTTTGTTTCAGCGCAAGGTATTGGGCTGTTACTTGCTGGCCGAGCGTCTGCGCGCGCGAGTCGATCTGACGCCTCTTATAGCGCGTTACCGGGCGGCTTAG